From one Paramormyrops kingsleyae isolate MSU_618 chromosome 1, PKINGS_0.4, whole genome shotgun sequence genomic stretch:
- the LOC140580900 gene encoding uncharacterized protein — MSSTCNLYGALLETGRREDAMTFHPRRNNLTDASFEQLFEMPRTKASKRSAAAKKRLMDRRRAADSFDVAMTDDGVTSFPPYRNTKKITTVTFPTSHDQQPEQAVQPRPDSVMAMTDGVISFPPYWNTKKIQTVTFPTSHDLQVPTLGAICRTDDELYMPSFYKDKALTDEVVQPPPKRKAAAIQPSKRPSKKPSMRPSNSALEVSNSVPNNCPKRCPKRCPKRCRLAKTLANPLAKPLAKPLAKPLLMSEQQSALAQQQHMNPVTVCAPTHFPQARTVRGSFHQGHPRFGVNSNKQCVANSLIAIVTCKVKNVLTWSVTDIDQVLLNGDDLYTTIRDAGRIGDASGYLFVRDLPTEYTLNGDKFEINYHDDMFVGLFGVSEYGDMCNILMSADQAVDKMVFMVL; from the exons ATGTCTTCGACATGTAACCTGTATGGAGCACTGTTggaaactggcagaagagaagACGCTATGACGTTCCatccaaggaggaacaacttgacagATGCATCATTCGAGCAGTTGTTTGAG ATGCCTCGCACCAAGGCGTCCAAGCGTTcagcagcagcgaagaagaggctGATGGACCGGCGGCGAGCTGCTGATAGTTTTGATGTGGCTATGACCGATGACGGGGTTACGTCTTTTCCCCCCTACCGGAATACCAAAAAGATCACGACTGTGACTTTCCCGACGAGCCACGACCAACAACCTGAGCAGGCCGTACAGCCGCGGCCTGACTCTGTCATGGCTATGACTGACGGGGTTatttcttttcccccctactGGAATACCAAAAAGATCCAGACTGTGACTTTCCCGACGAGCCATGACCTCCAGGTTCCCAccctgggtgccatttgtaGGACTGATGACGAGTTGTATATGCCTTCTTTTTATAAAGACAAGGCTTTGACTGACGAGGTTGTGCAGCCACCTCCTAAAAGAAAGGCTGCAGCTATACAACCATCTAAACGACCATCTAAAAAACCATCCATGAGACCATCTAACTCAGCACTTGAAGTGTCAAACTCTGTTCCAAACAATTGTCCAAAGCGTTGTCCGAAGCGTTGTCCGAAGCGTTGCCGTTTGGCAAAAACATTGGCGAACCCCTTGGCAAAACCCTTGGCAAAACCCTTGGCAAAACCCTTGCTAATGTCTGAACAACAAAGTGCCCTGGCTCAACAGCAGCATATGAACCCTGTAACTGTCTGTGCACCTactcattttcctcaggcacgTACTGTGAGAGGCTCCTTCCATCAAGGACACCCACGATTTGGAGTCAACAGTAACAAGCAATGTGTTGCTAATAGTTTGATTGCTATAGTGACGTGTAAGGTAAAGAATGTTTTAACCTGGTCAGTCACAGACATtgatcaagtgctgctgaatggagatgacctctacaccaccatcagagatgctgggAGAATTGGAGATGCTTCTGGGTATCTGTTTGTGAGAGATCTACCAACTGAGTACACATTGAATGGtgataaatttgaaataaactaccatgatgacatgtttgttggcttGTTTGGTGTGAGTGAATATGGAGATATGTGCAACATTCTCATGTCAGCTGATCAAGCG gtggacaaaatggtgttcatggtcctgTGA